Below is a window of Bradyrhizobium sp. SZCCHNS1050 DNA.
ATCAACATTGCCTACTTCCAGCAATTGATGGCCGGGATGCGCGCGGCGATCGCACAAGGGCGCTTCACGGAATTCTACGAGCGCACCAAGGCCGATTGGGCGCGCGGCGACATCGCCCCGCGCGCCGGCTGACAGCCGCTTCAGGTGAAGGCCGCCAGCTCGTTGTGAGCCCGGCCCTATGCGCCGGCCCTCTTGAAATTGTGCTGATCATGCATTGCCGACCTGCCCGACGGTCGCGTTATCCTCAGCGACGGAACGGCCGCGACATCACGTCGCGGAACTCTCTCGCCCTGGCGCCGTTCAGTTGCAGACCGTTCAGTTGCACACGAAGCGGCTTTTCACGGAGTGCTTGGTGACGAAGCCATAGCCGCAGGTGTCGCAGGTCCAGAGATAGCTGATCGCATTGTCAGCCAAATATGCCGACGCCTCCGCGGCAATCATGGAGTCGGCGCAGACCGGGCATGTCGGCAGATCGCAGCCGCGAGGATTCGGGCGTGCGGTTGCGGTCGACACGAGATCAGCGAGTGCTGACATATTGACCTCCTGGACGATCTCTTTGTTGGCGATCTCTGCTTGAACGACGTCAATTTCGAAAAGGGTCGATTTCGAACGAGTCGCGTTCGAACGGGTCTATTCCGACGAGTCCAACTTTCGCGGATATCAAGTCCGTCACACAAAGAGTTTGTTTGGGTGGTCTGTTCTTATGTCTATTCTACAACGGTGCTGTCGTTTGGCACGAACGCCCCGATTGTATCACTCCGAAGATGACATCTTGCTGATGTCCGCCCGGGTTGCAGTCGACCTGCACCGTGAATCTTCGTCCGGCTGCAATCAAGCATACACCGAGTTTATTGACCTTGTCGCAACACAAATGCGTTGGTTTTTCGCAATTTAGCCACGACTTGTTGTGCGCCGCGATCGTCCTAAGATCGCGCAAACGTGCTTGCGCAGCGCAACAGGCTCGCTGAAGATGGTCGGAATCGTTGTCGACGTCGCGCGGGGCGCGCAGAGGAGTGATTTCATGGAGTCGTCAGCACAGCGTCCCGGACGCGGGCGCGTATTTGATTCAATTGTCGACGCGTTCGGCAATACGCCGATTGTGCGGTTGCGAAAGCTGCCGGAGCAACATGGCGTCAAGGCGACCATCCTCGCCAAGCTGGAATACTTCAATCCCGCCGCGAGCGTGAAGGATCGGATCGGCGTCGGCATGATCCTGGCGATGGAGCAGGCCGGCGTGATCAAGCCCGACACCGTGCTGATCGAGCCGACCTCGGGCAATACCGGCATCGCGCTGGCCTTCGTTGCTGCGGCGCGCGGCTACAAGCTGAAGCTGGTGATGCCGGAGTCGATGTCGGTGGAGCGGCGCAAGATGCTCGCGTTCCTCGGCGCTGAGATCGTGCTGACGCCGGCTTCGCAGGGCATGAAAGGCGCCATCGCCACCGCCGAGGAGCTGTTGCGGACGACGCCGAACTCGGTGATGCCGCAGCAGTTCAAGAACCTCGCAAACCCGGACATCCATCGCCGCACCACCGCCGAGGAGATCTGGAACGACACGGCGGGCAATATCGACGTGTTCGTCGCCGGCGTCGGCACCGGCGGCACCATCACCGGCGTGGGCCAGGTGCTGAAGGCGCGCAAGCCCGGTCTCAAGGTCGTCGCGGTCGAGCCGGAGGAGAGCCCGGTGCTGTCGGGCGGCCAGCACTCGCCGCACAAGATCCAGGGCATCGGCGCCGGCTTCGTGCCCGACATTCTCGACCGGTCCGTGATCGACGAGATCGTCAAGATCAACAGCACCACCGCCATCGAGACCTCGCGCGCGCTGGCCCGCAACGAGGGCATTCCCGGCGGTATCTCCTCGGGCGCGGCGATTGCGGCCGCGATCGAGATCGGCAAGCGACCGGAAAGCGCGGGCAAGACGATCCTGGCGATCGTGCCCTCGTTCTCCGAACGTTATCTGTCCACCGCGCTGTTCGAGGGGA
It encodes the following:
- the cysK gene encoding cysteine synthase A → MESSAQRPGRGRVFDSIVDAFGNTPIVRLRKLPEQHGVKATILAKLEYFNPAASVKDRIGVGMILAMEQAGVIKPDTVLIEPTSGNTGIALAFVAAARGYKLKLVMPESMSVERRKMLAFLGAEIVLTPASQGMKGAIATAEELLRTTPNSVMPQQFKNLANPDIHRRTTAEEIWNDTAGNIDVFVAGVGTGGTITGVGQVLKARKPGLKVVAVEPEESPVLSGGQHSPHKIQGIGAGFVPDILDRSVIDEIVKINSTTAIETSRALARNEGIPGGISSGAAIAAAIEIGKRPESAGKTILAIVPSFSERYLSTALFEGI